The following coding sequences lie in one Psychrilyobacter atlanticus DSM 19335 genomic window:
- a CDS encoding ABC transporter ATP-binding protein gives MARVELINFSLKYYGHKKETLSNINLSFDTNEKILLLSPSGYGKSSLLLCLLGIIQRNNLGEVKGKIRIDGTDIEEMSPIEIAKNFGIVFQDPENQFCTMYPEDEIAFSLENFCTPSEKIGEKIDKVLEQVKMKDKKREMLSNLSGGEQQKVAIGSSLAVESKMLLLDEPTANLDTLGRCEINELITSLDIGYLLVEHNFEEWLDRITRAIVIDKNGTIRVDSSGKDFLDKNSDILIELGLSKNTEEDKSICNKMSSNKSDKLLEIKKLNFKYAEKTILNDLSFDVNSGEIVALLGKNGAGKTTLSKILGGMESRFNGEVSYRGKNIKKMSKEKLYSELTYVFQNPEHQFIKDSVRDEIELFKEIHGEEICVDTILDKYNLEGVKNENPFTLSGGQKRRLSVAIMLSKKHNVLILDEPTFGLDYYNTRELMIQIKGLAKKGMGIIIITHNMEIVKEYAMKALVLKEGENSYFGSVKELFENREFLEKAKIIGKNTKLWNDEEVKRCLER, from the coding sequence ATGGCTAGGGTAGAATTAATAAATTTTAGTTTGAAATATTATGGACATAAGAAGGAAACACTTTCAAATATCAATTTAAGTTTTGATACTAATGAAAAAATACTCCTGCTATCACCTAGTGGATATGGAAAGAGCAGCCTTTTACTTTGTCTTCTTGGGATTATTCAAAGAAATAATCTAGGAGAAGTAAAGGGAAAGATTAGAATTGATGGCACAGATATAGAAGAGATGTCTCCTATAGAGATAGCCAAGAATTTTGGAATAGTTTTTCAAGATCCAGAGAATCAATTTTGTACAATGTATCCTGAAGATGAGATAGCTTTTTCATTGGAGAATTTTTGTACTCCTTCAGAGAAAATAGGGGAAAAAATAGATAAAGTATTAGAGCAAGTAAAAATGAAAGATAAAAAAAGAGAGATGTTATCTAATCTTTCAGGAGGAGAGCAGCAAAAAGTTGCCATAGGTTCTTCATTAGCAGTAGAAAGTAAAATGTTGCTGTTAGATGAACCTACAGCAAATTTAGATACCTTAGGAAGGTGTGAAATAAATGAATTAATAACATCTCTTGATATTGGGTACCTCCTTGTAGAGCATAATTTTGAAGAATGGTTAGATAGAATAACAAGGGCAATTGTTATAGATAAAAATGGGACTATAAGAGTTGATAGTAGTGGAAAAGATTTTTTAGATAAAAATAGTGATATTTTAATAGAACTTGGCTTATCTAAAAATACAGAAGAGGATAAAAGTATCTGTAATAAGATGTCTTCGAATAAAAGTGATAAACTTTTAGAAATAAAAAAATTAAATTTTAAATATGCAGAAAAAACCATATTAAATGATCTTTCCTTTGATGTAAATTCAGGTGAAATTGTAGCACTATTAGGAAAAAATGGAGCTGGAAAGACTACTTTATCTAAAATTTTAGGTGGAATGGAATCGAGATTTAATGGTGAAGTATCTTACAGGGGTAAAAATATTAAAAAAATGTCAAAAGAAAAACTATATAGTGAACTAACTTATGTTTTTCAAAATCCTGAACACCAATTTATAAAAGATTCTGTAAGAGATGAGATAGAACTCTTTAAGGAAATTCATGGAGAAGAGATCTGTGTAGATACTATTTTAGACAAGTATAATTTAGAGGGGGTAAAAAATGAAAATCCATTTACTCTCTCTGGAGGCCAAAAAAGAAGGCTTTCAGTGGCGATAATGTTATCAAAAAAGCATAATGTATTAATCTTAGATGAACCAACTTTTGGATTGGATTATTATAATACTAGAGAATTGATGATACAAATAAAAGGTCTAGCTAAAAAAGGTATGGGAATAATTATAATTACCCATAATATGGAGATAGTAAAGGAATATGCAATGAAAGCACTGGTTTTAAAAGAGGGAGAAAATTCATACTTTGGATCAGTAAAAGAGTTGTTTGAAAATAGAGAATTTTTAGAAAAAGCAAAAATCATAGGAAAAAATACAAAACTTTGGAACGATGAGGAAGTGAAAAGATGTTTAGAGAG